Proteins co-encoded in one Malus sylvestris chromosome 7, drMalSylv7.2, whole genome shotgun sequence genomic window:
- the LOC126629093 gene encoding uncharacterized protein LOC126629093: MSSWKLIEDVTLCECWVHTTHDPITGNEMDKREMWSKITKAFCDVHGENARTSQGLQGRWKKLNASFTCWKNAISHASGNLRSGTSLADQTLQAQAFYNSKNGNKSFNRLECWQIVKDCPKYKIVATGPEVVMHGMGLHSSPEPDMAEQEADTFQDTEGTAEQVPETQPTRQSLRPLGKKASKKKGSSSKNDYTKYMEELARQGELNLAREKARDEEKVAAMAAILAATEARDAAAERQREVVNRENELVREALHRENELLREERMAQADRDTMSKSLVGLSPNSKYFWTSEKRDAMRRRRARDAETSQGGSSYTNHGNQDPSTTYPNSRDFI, encoded by the exons atgtcttcgtggaagctcattgaagatgttacgttgtgtgaatgttgggttcacactactcatgatccgattacgggtaatgagatggataagcgagagatgtggagtaaaattacgaaagcgttTTGTGATGTACATGGAGAAAACGccagaactagtcaaggtcttcaaggtcgttggaaaaaactcaacgcatcatttacttgttggaaaaacgccatctctcatgcttccggtaacctccgtagtgggacaagtttagcggatcag acactacaagctcaagcattctacaattcaaagaacgggaacaaatcattcaatagattggaatgttggcaaattgtcaaagattgccctaaatacaaaattgtggcaactggtccagaagttgtcatgcacggtATGGGTCTACATAGTTCTCCAGAACCAGACATGGCCGAACAAGAAGCCGACACATTTCAAGACACGGAAGGGACGGCTGAACAAGTGCCCGAGACCCAACCGACTCGTCAGTCCCTAAGGCCTCTAGGTAAAAaggcatcaaagaaaaaaggtagttcttccaaaaatgactacactaaatatatggaggaacttgctcgccaaggtgaactaAACTTGGCACGagaaaaggctagagatgaggaaaaagttgctgctatggcagcaatattagcagctactgaggcccgtgatgcggcggctgaaagacaaagagaagtagttaatcgagagaacgagctggttagagaagcacttcatcgagaaaatgaattgcttcgagaagaaaggatggctcaagcagatcgtgacactatgagcaagtctctagtaggactgtctccgaattctaaatatttttggacatcggaAAAAAGAGATGCCATGcgtaggaggcgtgcaagagatgcggaaacaagtcaagggggttctagctacacaaatcatggcaaccaagatcctagcaccacatatcctaactcgagagactttatttaa
- the LOC126629091 gene encoding uncharacterized protein LOC126629091 gives MEARQDSSDARFEKLYHDFVDKCDMGSYPPFIKMASPISFEKSNQVVLKLQSFHVEKIHAKESVNQFSQFHQSYKPKTRPCLRPILKRFKKVRDYGKHDDNGSAIFRSNSKFEESCGVFRKALVVEDEKVFNLFDRETKDYVKIPPLLDSNHKAGTAKELVSLFNKKVEDYIVASPVLDSDCRKSKVQVCVLGSTFRNGLATSFGHKFIQFGTTPSSIRESSCKNDVVQDFIFTIPVSDYGFVKIDSPTPQVFDERSHSIDCDFQLGYHMSISDTRGKVETILVQDDASTGVVLILQFRYHKGIRDKGGGLAKNKIWKDHSRIFRNKISTILISSCTKESENATAYNKDGTVCLSEFNSMDFLAICELGFVLNAKKRNFLEEANPFIVPAEKTHPALNVFDEIPDSNCCVVVNYDMCYCKGIRDKGGGSKFKYMVTLNIHFSCMNASRDSIECSQDGIFEVEGGEFYSSNIQLRGAGKKKFPNVREDYLVHSFYGQKKLTFERNVHGSFGLPDTSHLLEGGILIGRRMMTMSDHGILYHLSSKYDKHMKLDAAFTGAMHMPKLENGSSVLGLLLLTLWRTNLI, from the coding sequence ATGGAAGCTCGTCAAGATTCTTCTGATGCTCGATTCGAGAAACTATACCACGATTTTGTGGACAAATGCGATATGGGTTCGTATCCGCCGTTCATCAAAATGGCATCTCCTATCTCTTTTGAGAAATCGAACCAAGTCGTTCTCAAGCTTCAATCCTTCCATGTGGAAAAAATTCATGCCAAAGAGAGTGTGAATCAAttctctcaatttcatcaaagTTACAAGCCCAAGACTCGTCCTTGTTTAAGACCCATATTGAAGAGATTCAAGAAAGTTCGCGACTACGGCAAACACGATGACAATGGTTCTGCAATATTTCGTTCCAATTCCAAATTTGAAGAAAGTTGTGGGGTTTTTCGGAAAGCTTTAGTTGTGGAGGACGAAAAAGTTTTCAATTTGTTCGACAGGGAAACTAAAGATTATGTGAAAATTCCTCCATTACTTGATTCTAATCACAAGGCAGGCACCGCAAAGGAGTTGGTTTCTTTATTCAACAAGAAAGTTGAAGATTATATAGTAGCTTCTCCAGTTCTTGATTCTGATTGCAGGAAATCCAAGGTTCAAGTTTGTGTTCTGGGTTCTACATTTCGTAATGGCTTGGCTACTTCTTTTGGACATAAATTCATTCAGTTCGGGACGACACCTTCATCTATTCGTGAATCTAGTTGCAAGAACGACGTGGTCCAGGATTTCATTTTCACAATTCCTGTTTCTGATTATGGGTTTGTGAAAATTGATTCACCTACACCCCAGGTGTTTGATGAAAGGTCACACTCAATAGATTGTGATTTTCAGTTGGGCTATCATATGTCGATTTCTGACACCAGAGGAAAAGTTGAAACCATTTTGGTGCAAGATGATGCTTCTACTGGTGTTGTTCTTATTCTTCAATTCCGTTACCATAAAGGAATTCGTGATAAAGGTGGTGGTTTGGCAAAAAACAAGATTTGGAAGGACCATTCGAGAATATTCAGGAACAAGATTAGCACAATCCTTATATCTTCGTGTACAAAAGAATCTGAAAATGCTACTGCATATAACAAAGATGGAACTGTTTGTCTCTCTGAATTCAACTCAATGGATTTTCTGGCAATTTGTGAGTTGGGTTTTGTTCTTAATGCGAAAAAAAGGAATTTTTTGGAGGAAGCTAACCCCTTTATTGTACCTGCTGAGAAAACTCATCCTGCTCTCAACGTGTTTGATGAAATTCCAGACTCAAATTGTTGTGTTGTTGTCAATTATGACATGTGCTATTGCAAGGGTATTCGCGATAAGGGTGGAGGCTCAAAATTCAAGTATATGGTTACTCTGAATATTCATTTTTCTTGTATGAATGCATCTAGAGATTCTATTGAATGTAGCCAAGATGGAATATTTGAGGTTGAAGGTGGAGAATTTTATAGTTCAAATATTCAATTGAGAGGGGCAGGGAAGAAGAAATTCCCAAATGTTAGGGAGGATTATCTGGTTCATAGCTTTTACGGGCAGAAGAAACTAACATTTGAAAGGAATGTTCATGGATCTTTTGGTTTGCCAGATACTAGTCATTTACTTGAGGGTGGTATATTAATTGGTAGAAGAATGATGACAATGAGTGACCATGGTATTCTTTACCATCTTAGTAGCAAATATGATAAGCACATGAAATTGGATGCTGCCTTCACCGGTGCAATGCACATGCCAAAACTGGAGAATGGGTCTAGTGTTTTGGGTTTGTTATTGTTAACTCTCTGGAGAACTAATTTGATCTAG